A stretch of the Synechococcus sp. WH 8016 genome encodes the following:
- a CDS encoding site-specific integrase → MRVRLDGKDYFINRLGRWDDPVARARALSISAEIWSDYQQGDLDLTLNRYRPLVDGKDLDLLEALRQLMEKKNQARVTHTYRTVLKFGCSIKTKQEVLTFVEWMQQRGLAASTQSTILSTIRSVQPKNKALHKVHVRVPHRCVHQEVLSKGEIQQVLADLKSNEEWFYPCFFFWMSTGLRNSELIGLTWDAVRLDEGEVLISKTLKRDGTATHRRIWGSTKTGKSRVVPINPQVVEMMMQHRLRMQELEMNTKSGLVFITPRTHQHLYDSGLEHVWKRSLRRLGLPVRRLYSQRHTFLSHALALGNSPADLAEVAGHRTEQLLNTYAKPTGRVLLPSW, encoded by the coding sequence GTGAGAGTCCGTCTGGACGGCAAGGATTATTTCATTAATCGCCTGGGTAGATGGGACGATCCTGTTGCCAGAGCAAGGGCACTATCGATCTCAGCAGAGATCTGGAGTGATTACCAGCAGGGTGATCTTGATTTGACGTTGAATCGCTACCGCCCGCTAGTGGATGGAAAGGATCTTGATTTATTAGAGGCGTTGAGGCAATTAATGGAAAAAAAGAATCAGGCAAGGGTGACCCATACCTATCGAACTGTCCTGAAGTTTGGTTGTTCGATCAAGACCAAGCAGGAGGTTCTGACCTTTGTTGAGTGGATGCAGCAGAGAGGACTTGCAGCATCCACCCAGTCCACGATCTTGAGCACGATCCGTAGTGTTCAACCCAAGAACAAGGCACTACATAAAGTCCATGTGAGGGTGCCTCATCGTTGTGTTCATCAAGAAGTCCTGAGCAAAGGAGAGATCCAGCAGGTGCTGGCAGATCTCAAGAGCAATGAGGAATGGTTCTATCCATGTTTTTTCTTTTGGATGAGTACAGGTCTCAGGAACTCAGAATTAATTGGTTTGACGTGGGACGCCGTTCGATTGGATGAGGGTGAGGTTTTGATTAGTAAGACACTGAAGAGAGATGGGACTGCAACTCATAGAAGAATTTGGGGCAGTACCAAGACAGGCAAGAGCAGGGTCGTCCCGATCAATCCACAAGTAGTGGAGATGATGATGCAGCATCGTTTAAGAATGCAAGAACTGGAAATGAATACCAAGAGTGGATTGGTATTCATTACACCAAGAACGCATCAGCATTTGTATGACTCTGGACTAGAGCACGTATGGAAACGTTCTCTAAGACGCCTAGGACTGCCCGTAAGGAGGTTGTATTCACAAAGGCATACGTTTCTATCCCATGCCCTTGCATTAGGGAATTCACCTGCTGATTTAGCAGAAGTTGCAGGGCATAGGACTGAACAATTACTGAATACTTATGCCAAACCAACTGGGAGAGTGCTACTTCCGAGTTGGTAG
- a CDS encoding phosphatidylserine/phosphatidylglycerophosphate/cardiolipin synthase family protein produces MNRSQPRLPLRKLIVSTAFGLLASGCSRAGVVLGQRPIDLALPDGIDVGFNHRRDRRYRSPLSGEWRNGDNLEQMLIEGIQSADEEILVAVQELSLPQIAQSLVAAARRGVTVKVILENNYSTPWSQAHELDLSGHGRQRLQRLRAQADQDRNGVVSSEEARKHDALLILQNGQIPWIDDTEDGSKGSGLMHHKFVTIDAERVITGSANFTNSGIHGDAGATQTRGNVNHLIDIESEALAAVFKEEFAQMWGDGPGGSNDSRFGRNKTAQPLQTVKVGPVKINVLFPPHAKTDPGHGLDLIAGQLSSAKQTIDLALFVFSAQQLTNKLADRVSAGVRLRLLADPGFASRSFSEVLDLLGVALPDRFCKLEAGNQPLTKPLQGVGTPGLARGDKLHHKFAVIDNRKVITGSFNWSPSAAHTNDETLLVIESPQLAAHFTREMDRMWRGAELGITARMQRKLDRQRRKCGSGVERG; encoded by the coding sequence TGGTGTTGTGCTCGGACAGAGGCCAATCGATCTGGCCTTACCAGATGGGATCGATGTCGGGTTTAACCACCGCAGGGACCGTCGCTATCGAAGTCCCTTAAGCGGCGAATGGAGAAATGGCGACAATCTCGAACAGATGCTGATTGAGGGGATTCAGTCTGCAGACGAAGAAATTTTAGTAGCGGTCCAAGAACTTTCCCTACCGCAGATTGCCCAGAGTCTTGTTGCCGCAGCCCGCCGAGGGGTGACCGTCAAAGTCATTTTAGAAAACAACTACAGCACCCCATGGAGCCAAGCTCATGAGCTCGACCTCAGTGGTCATGGACGCCAAAGACTTCAACGCTTGAGAGCGCAGGCCGATCAAGATCGAAATGGTGTTGTGAGTTCGGAAGAAGCACGAAAACACGATGCGCTACTCATCCTTCAGAACGGACAGATTCCTTGGATTGATGACACCGAAGACGGCAGCAAAGGGAGCGGCCTGATGCACCACAAGTTTGTCACCATCGATGCTGAACGCGTCATCACTGGCAGCGCCAACTTCACCAATTCCGGCATCCATGGTGATGCTGGAGCCACCCAAACGCGCGGCAATGTGAATCATCTGATCGACATTGAAAGTGAAGCTCTAGCTGCTGTTTTCAAAGAAGAGTTTGCTCAGATGTGGGGAGATGGCCCTGGCGGATCGAACGACAGTCGCTTTGGACGCAACAAAACGGCCCAGCCTCTGCAAACGGTCAAGGTGGGACCCGTGAAAATCAATGTGCTGTTTCCACCCCATGCAAAAACAGATCCAGGACATGGACTTGATCTGATTGCGGGTCAACTAAGCAGCGCCAAACAAACGATTGACCTGGCCTTGTTCGTGTTCTCGGCGCAGCAGCTCACCAACAAACTTGCCGACAGGGTTTCCGCTGGCGTGAGGCTTCGGCTGCTTGCTGACCCTGGCTTTGCCAGCCGGTCCTTTTCAGAAGTGCTTGATCTTCTCGGGGTGGCCCTGCCCGATCGCTTCTGCAAATTAGAGGCAGGCAATCAACCCTTAACCAAACCACTCCAAGGCGTCGGCACCCCTGGCCTTGCTCGCGGCGACAAACTCCACCACAAGTTCGCGGTGATCGATAACCGCAAAGTGATCACAGGATCATTCAACTGGTCGCCCTCTGCCGCTCACACCAACGACGAAACCCTGCTGGTCATTGAGTCACCACAACTTGCAGCACATTTCACCCGTGAGATGGATCGAATGTGGCGAGGAGCTGAACTGGGGATCACAGCTCGAATGCAGCGCAAGCTGGATCGACAAAGAAGAAAATGCGGGAGTGGGGTCGAGAGGGGATAA
- a CDS encoding LysR substrate-binding domain-containing protein: MERNIHQLYRLGNNEEKLRLEATFWSGPTLAMPVPEGWVNGVWNHVGMARPLHLIHEGIIDAWISSYQPDLPEPDNPDFAVIDLCKTPVKLVASKHHPLTKKKNICKQDLESFPALSLPKGWFPLTEEKLRSHGLWSTEARMKRYRKEQWEGKTEDQATLSYATCLGLEVMENLSVLDYDLDLTSGESLIVKKNLIDNEKVQSLLLCLKKRVIEKSKIYDELELCF, from the coding sequence ATGGAAAGAAACATTCATCAACTTTATAGATTAGGAAACAACGAAGAGAAACTACGATTAGAAGCAACGTTCTGGTCTGGACCAACATTGGCAATGCCTGTACCAGAAGGATGGGTTAATGGTGTCTGGAATCATGTTGGAATGGCACGACCACTCCATCTCATCCATGAAGGAATTATCGATGCATGGATAAGTAGTTATCAGCCCGATTTGCCAGAACCGGATAATCCTGATTTTGCTGTCATTGATCTTTGCAAAACTCCAGTAAAGCTAGTTGCAAGTAAACACCACCCATTGACAAAGAAAAAAAATATTTGCAAGCAAGATTTAGAATCATTCCCTGCTTTATCACTACCTAAAGGATGGTTTCCACTTACTGAAGAAAAACTTAGGTCTCATGGATTATGGTCCACAGAAGCAAGGATGAAAAGGTATAGAAAGGAACAATGGGAAGGTAAAACTGAAGACCAGGCAACCCTCAGCTACGCAACATGCTTGGGGTTAGAAGTAATGGAGAATCTTTCAGTCCTTGATTATGACCTTGACCTGACCAGCGGCGAAAGCTTAATAGTGAAGAAAAACTTGATAGACAACGAGAAAGTACAGTCGCTTTTATTGTGCCTAAAGAAAAGAGTTATTGAAAAATCTAAAATTTATGACGAGTTAGAGCTCTGCTTCTAA
- a CDS encoding Nif11-like leader peptide family natural product precursor, with translation MGSVINSPPNQLINFCAILSERNDLQSQIKEATTCEQIIAIAASNGYEISYKELRTWSKELKAPYFPWAEKGNEWRRNFFS, from the coding sequence ATGGGTTCAGTGATTAACTCACCTCCAAATCAGTTAATAAATTTTTGCGCGATACTTAGCGAAAGAAATGATTTGCAGTCCCAGATAAAAGAAGCAACAACTTGCGAGCAGATCATTGCAATAGCAGCATCAAATGGATACGAGATCTCCTATAAAGAACTACGTACATGGTCAAAAGAATTGAAGGCACCTTATTTCCCTTGGGCAGAAAAGGGAAACGAATGGCGTCGAAACTTTTTCTCATGA